GGTTTGGAATTTGAGGCATCGTAGAATTTAAAATCGAAACGAGGGAAATAGACCCAGGCATACGGCATGGAACCTTCGTGATTCCATGGTTTGTAttcgaagccgtactcgtgccAAGGACCCGTGAGATCGTCGGAGTACTCCAAAATTATTTCGAGTCGTTTCGGTCGCATTTTAATTAGATGTTGTCCATACTGGTTAACTACTAGCAAATTATGTAGGCCCTGGTAAGGTTTTGTGAAGATCGATGAACTGATTGCAGTGGATTGTGTCAGCTGGAAGTGAGGAACGATTGATGTGAGTAAAACAATGAACGCTGCCAGTGTCGGTAGGAAGAGCTGCCAGTTCTCTGTCATCTTGCGGATTCCTTCGGCCTGTAGGTGTAGAACAACaattaaatataagaaaattatttatagcGAATTTGAGACGGATTAGTACTATCACAAATTTTATTCAGGAGCAGCGGAGTGTAGGTGAAACTTTGGTCAATTTTTAGTTGACTTTAGCGAAAAATACTTTTGTTTTAGAACCGTGTTGTTAAAATTTGTACGTTATTTGTAAGAAATgtaaaaattcacagaaaattactAATTTTTTAAGCTTAAATACGATTTGTGTGGAACGAGAAATAAACAACAACTTGCGCCCATTTTTCTTTAagttttgtcacttacacccctttgcgtttaaACCCTTCAATTGCAATTTTACAATTACGGTGTTcacctcaacagtaagatcaTCTACAGGGTCTCATACGTGACTCGACgaaacgagacactgaagactgcCTTAGAATTGAGATCGAAAACGTATCTGTAAATTTACAATCAAGAGATAGAATCAAATGTAACAGTAGtatcaattgaataatattCGGATTAGTAATCTAAATAAACTTACAACTGTAGTAACACCTGCCTGTTTATTCACAATCTTCAGAAACTTTTGCACCATCAAGCTCAACACCAACAGTGGTGCCATTCGCAGCATCAtctgcatcatgttcaaatactGTGATCGGTTGAAAAGCAACTTGAAAGCGAGTTCTCCATTTTTGTAACCAACTCCAAACACAATCCACGTTCCAACAACCATCAGAATTGAGATCAATTTCACCGTTAAAGCTCCGGTTCTATCCTCCTTTCGTGCCTCCTTTTTAACTGGCGTTCTAGCTAGTTCACGATCATCAACTAGTGTCAGCAATAGTGTCATTACGATCAAACTCAAGAATCCATAATTTCCGCTTCCAATGATGTTCAAATGTAGAAACAGTTGCCACCAGAGCGCGAACATCCGAACTTTCTGATTCGGCGCAAAGAAAAGCCAAGAGCACACCAGCTCACTCAAATAAACATAGATCGTACTCAGTCTGTGGAGCCCATCAGGTTGCTGATACGTGTACCAACTGTAAGAAGTTGGTAATGGCATCGTTTCGTAATGCCGCTTCAGACCGGTCAAGTCCCACCAGAGAGGGCATCCACTTGCCAGCTTCACCGATCCGGAAGCAAACACGAACCTAAACAGCAGCCACTTCATCAACAGCAGGGCGAGGTCTTCAATTGAGCTCCGTGGATCACTCAGTTTCGATGGCGCCAAGAGAATGCAAAGGAAGCCAACTTCCAAAAGCAGCTCATCCGACTGCTGTCTGAAGCATTGCGAGATCTGAACCAGGGAGAAGTACAGAGACCACATGGCGATGAAGCTTTGCAAGCGGCAAAAGTCGCTGAAGACTAAGCCAAGAAAAGCGACTACACAACCAGCCAAACAGAAGAGGTCTATTCCGGATTGACTGTCTAGTCCCAAAAGTGGGACGAGACGGAGCAGGTTGAATCGTTCCTGGAGGGTGCCATTGGCGAGGACGCGGTTGGCCGGCAGAATGCCTGAGTTGCTGTACAGACctgtgaatgaaaataaaacataacaaaaggaaaggaatgatAGAATACAACGAAAATAGAATATGACATAATAGGGGAAGCGTGGGCAATATGTCCTAGCTAAGCAAATACTGCTTTGATGTCTTAGTTGTAACGGTTTTTATGAGTATTTTTACACGCAAGAAATTTGACCAATTAATTGTATGTGCCAGTACTCATACTTTGCTGAAATATCAATTCTCATCAATTTCATGTGATTCTCATGATCATCATTCTTACCGCACTTACCCTGTATTTGAACAAGGCATAGATTGAATGATCTTATAAATGCTTCTAACAATTCACCCACCAACGGATCTGAGTATCAAATCAATGAGACTATAGACGTATACGTGCGGAAAAATGGCGCTCGAGAAAAAATCTGTGGTCAAAGCCAGCAAGTGATTTGTTGCCGACTTTTTTGCTCGAGATCTTTTCATGCTGAACTGGTAAGTATCTTCGATATTAATTTGTTGGGAACAATTTGAATAATAGGTGctacattcgaaaaatttatGAACAGGTGCCGGCTTCGCATCCGCCGAAATAAAACTTGCGTGGAATTTCCGTAACAAGTGAAGCATCGTCAACACATCCAATTGAATGGAAATAAAATGGATTTTCAACGCGCAGAAATCATTCGTCAGGATTacgtttaccgccgagtattgtccgcagcaccttacgctcaaacactccgagagctctccgatcagcctcctttaacgtccatgtttcatggccgtataatgccaccggaagaatcagagtagtatacagcgcgagttttgttttcgtttgcagactaaaggacttaagctggttacgaagaccgtaataagccctatttgcagctgcaatacgccttttcacctcgcgggtaacatcattatcgcacgtcactaatgttccaagatacacaaattcttctaccacttcaaatttttcaccatccagcaccatttcgctaccaccaccactaatgaaccaacgttgattgccagcgaccatgtacttcgttttgctggtattgatcgtgagtccaatcctcgctgtctccctcttgaaaggcacaaaagcctcttccacagcacggcgatcaattccgataatatcgatatcgtccgcaaatcccaggagcatatgcgattttgtgataatggtaccgcttctttgcacaccagctcccCTAATCGCTCCCTCCAGCGCTATACtaaacagtagattcgagagtgcatcaccctgctttaatccaactaaggtaacaaatgacgtcgatatttcatccgcaacccttacacttgatttcgatccgtccaacgttatacgaatcagccgtatcagtttcgccggaaaaccatgttcaagcataatttgccataattcattccgtttcactgaatcgtacgccgccttgaaatcaataaacagatgatgtgtctgcaagttgtactcccggaatttatcaaggatttgactcagggtaaacatttgatccgtcgttgatcggccctcacgaaaacctgcttggtattcgccgactaaggactcttcaagcggtctccatctgttgaacagaatacgggacataattttgtacgctgaattaaggagggttattcctcggtaattggcgcactccagtctgtgcctttTCTTAAGGAGAGggaaaatgaggccgtccaaccagccagcaggcatttcctcgtcttcccatattttcaacataatatggtgcagaacttcataaagctgctcactaccatgtttgagaagttcagccgggagctggtccttccccgcagcctttttgtttttcagctctttgacagcttttttaacctcatctagtgtaggtgactccacagcttgtccatcgtcgctaatatttattctgttcaccgatgcaccgtcgcttcctccattcaacaaagtcttgaagtgttgcttccacctggcagccacttcatttttatctgtcagcaaattcccttgttggtcgttgcacatgacgggagatgacgctgtctttctccgcacgccattggcagactcataaaacctccgcatatcgttctgctccattttttcctgcgcctcactaataacttgttcttcgtactcttttttcttcctgcggcgGGTTcttttttcggctgctcttgcttccttgtaccgatctctattcgatcgggtacccgacaccaacatccggcttcttgcaacgttcttctcgtctgtcactctctgacactccacatcgaaccaacccgtcctgggtcgcctctgtgcagtgcctaccacttctcgtgctgttgtgctcaccgctccatggatcgactcccatagatcgttgatgttgtcgctaacgttgattgcatttatccgttcgtcgagcttctggcggtactcagccgatactccttccgccgacaaacactggatattgtaacgcatcgtttgcTGTGATCTtccgttcgatacagttgacaaccgtgatcgaattttactgacaacgaggtagtgatcagcgTCAATgctcggacctctgaatgtccgcacatcgataacatccgagaaatggcgctcatccaccagaacagggtctatctggttgcaagtttcaccatttgggtgtctccaggtgtgctttcggatgttctttcgtgcaaagtaggtgctactgatggccatccctttGCCAGctgcaaaatttactagccgtaggccgttgtcaccctaccgattatgggacggaaaaagtcctctctaccgacctgagcgttagcgtctccgataacaattttcacgtcatgctttgggcactctccataggctttatcaagacattcataaaacgtgtccttcacgtcgtcgaatttatcgtttgtcggtgcgtaaacgttgattaggttgtaattgaagaatttgccccgtatcctcaacacacagattcgttcgctaatgggtttccaccgcatcactcgcttcatctgcttgcccatcactacgaaaccaactccatgctctgctttttcaccgccgctgtgatagatgttatacttgaatgcagtattggtcgtggggtccacggttcggaattcacgttctccggatctaggccatcggacttcttgaatagcagccacgttcactccaaccttctgcagttcacgagctagaaggctcactcgtccaggttcatttagggtcctgacatcccaggtaccgagtttccaatcatagtccttatttcgttgccgggtcggttgccaaaattaacgttctctttttcttctatctccatttttcgtggtatttgagaggcttcagtaagctaccttaccgaggtcgcgttacctacatcgcgatgatggggctgcggctgccaccttaggtatagctgacgcaatacagcatttcgttaatcagcagctgggtaccaggcagacgctgttcgagccgcacctcctggtgaacagacgctcgaggcgtaccttctcactctagctgatgtcagaaggacaacagtgcccaggctgcactaccagctaccAGCTtccacaacccttagctggcagtcttttgtcatcggacgacccgtggaagcgtgagatagggacttgtggagACTAGAGCTCTGTTgagcgctccttccttgatgtcaacccaccaatTTGCAGCCCAaggtatataaagggctggatattgttaagcttatacaacatggcagactgcggtgggctggtcacgttgttcgtatgccggaagaacgccaagcgaagataatatttagtagggaacccggaagaggccgcaggcttcgtgggaggccgcgtacacgatggctttttgcagttgaagaggacctgagggcgctcaatgttcagggcgactggaagcgattggtccaggatcgagtccagtggagaagcatactccattcggcgtaggttcaagTAAGTGTTacgtccatttgtctgtgacacgaatatacagttcaaccctttttttattcctttatttatttagtaggcactctgtgttacttaaccgctactgtgccgatatctactgtggtattctgcagccagaatccacatagaatctatttttagatttttccattattcattgttgttgtggttgctggtccatctcgtcgtgagtccattgtgttcgttttgtccatgtcgtgtatccaatgatctttgcattgtccggttgccatttatccaggtaacgttggaggaatgcctccgagaagaacaagttgtcagtcgtcttCAGGCAGCCCTGGcggtgaggcgtgcaccccaatacgccacagCATAGGCTGCgtatccggcgactgacgag
The nucleotide sequence above comes from Armigeres subalbatus isolate Guangzhou_Male chromosome 3, GZ_Asu_2, whole genome shotgun sequence. Encoded proteins:
- the LOC134226802 gene encoding lipase maturation factor 2-like isoform X1, with amino-acid sequence MKPLSGASDTERRNDEGHDSKPAEVQYPPLVRNLILRAMCGVYLVAFLSFYAQAEGLYSNSGILPANRVLANGTLQERFNLLRLVPLLGLDSQSGIDLFCLAGCVVAFLGLVFSDFCRLQSFIAMWSLYFSLVQISQCFRQQSDELLLEVGFLCILLAPSKLSDPRSSIEDLALLLMKWLLFRFVFASGSVKLASGCPLWWDLTGLKRHYETMPLPTSYSWYTYQQPDGLHRLSTIYVYLSELVCSWLFFAPNQKVRMFALWWQLFLHLNIIGSGNYGFLSLIVMTLLLTLVDDRELARTPVKKEARKEDRTGALTVKLISILMVVGTWIVFGVGYKNGELAFKLLFNRSQYLNMMQMMLRMAPLLVLSLMVQKFLKIVNKQAGVTTVAEGIRKMTENWQLFLPTLAAFIVLLTSIVPHFQLTQSTAISSSIFTKPYQGLHNLLVVNQYGQHLIKMRPKRLEIILEYSDDLTGPWHEYGFEYKPWNHEGSMPYAWVYFPRFDFKFYDASNSKPNTNKWLYPLVQRLLQNEPAVLKLFDEDHVPAKPPKFIRASLYHFSFTSWFEGNSTTFWTRERVSDYFPAYTLNDGFLETKLKDIGIPTTATPPEAINLPLKWLLDAVRNFLAIFEGSLLVLGVLAAAVVMIITQKQT
- the LOC134226802 gene encoding lipase maturation factor 2-like isoform X2; translated protein: MKPLSGASDTERRNDEGHDSKPAEVQYPPLVRNLILRAMCGVYLVAFLSFYAQAEGLYSNSGILPANRVLANGTLQERFNLLRLVPLLGLDSQSGIDLFCLAGCVVAFLGLVFSDFCRLQSFIAMWSLYFSLVQISQCFRQQSDELLLEVGFLCILLAPSKLSDPRSSIEDLALLLMKWLLFRFVFASGSVKLASGCPLWWDLTGLKRHYETMPLPTSYSWYTYQQPDGLHRLSTIYVYLSELVCSWLFFAPNQKVRMFALWWQLFLHLNIIGSGNYGFLSLIVMTLLLTLVDDRELARTPVKKEARKEDRTGALTVKLISILMVVGTWIVFGVGYKNGELAFKLLFNRSQYLNMMQMMLRMAPLLVLSLMVQKFLKIVNKQAEGIRKMTENWQLFLPTLAAFIVLLTSIVPHFQLTQSTAISSSIFTKPYQGLHNLLVVNQYGQHLIKMRPKRLEIILEYSDDLTGPWHEYGFEYKPWNHEGSMPYAWVYFPRFDFKFYDASNSKPNTNKWLYPLVQRLLQNEPAVLKLFDEDHVPAKPPKFIRASLYHFSFTSWFEGNSTTFWTRERVSDYFPAYTLNDGFLETKLKDIGIPTTATPPEAINLPLKWLLDAVRNFLAIFEGSLLVLGVLAAAVVMIITQKQT